A region from the Pelobates fuscus isolate aPelFus1 chromosome 3, aPelFus1.pri, whole genome shotgun sequence genome encodes:
- the INSYN2B gene encoding protein INSYN2B isoform X2: protein MGRNETSCLRNISCDSMEQQTMKVRPALLKRKNQDSSELLNHSNHRRNKSQQVRFKEDTTNTNPPGFAELDLKSGENTQLINGKSEKCHSRSMCSFPYSKSQKGLQTVAVQTSPRLRKNLPILKEKNPTATKHLNKSPRGSSCVQFNGDLSDEDMAIKLSHLRTGDTLEGFIGARKYCSFKQVISKAQSNGPINECSGMEFDETFQRVTVSTQVPENSMESISEEYEESNVNLETEQTLQDSSGCPDRYNSQCTQSSISHVCFTKHREQKTEEHIDRLNKNIVEKFKENIDSKKIINVTPSLSSNLSYCFHSEHQSHKVSEGTPTTRSSQISRTFEKKDKLQDATTKTRTEKNPTQPNTAQCSRGVEQSNFFPKIETHYNTYDETKEGNPGHTTQGELCSLQGKLKSIEESLQSNQEKIKILLNVIQDLEKARAFSEGRNFYRTGQDLNNCSTCQSTACIIYRI, encoded by the coding sequence ATGGGTCGCAACGAAACTAGTTGTCTACGAAACATATCCTGTGACTCAATGGAACAGCAAACAATGAAAGTGAGACCTGCACTGCTGAAACGAAAAAATCAAGATTCTTCAGAACTCCTAAATCATTCTAATCATCGTAGAAACAAATCTCAGCAAGTACGATTTAAGGAGGATACAACAAACACAAATCCCCCTGGCTTTGCAGAATTGGATTTAAAGTCTGGTGAAAACACTCAACTAATAAATGGAAAGTCAGAAAAATGTCACAGCAGATCAATGTGTTCCTTTCCTTACTCAAAATCACAAAAGGGACTTCAAACTGTTGCTGTTCAGACATCTCCTAGACTCAGGAAAAATCTCCcaattttaaaggaaaaaaaccCCACTGCAACAAAGCATTTAAATAAATCACCAAGAGGCTCAAGCTGTGTACAGTTCAATGGGGACCTTTCAGATGAAGACATGGCTATTAAGCTATCTCACCTAAGAACAGGTGATACATTGGAAGGGTTTATAGGAGCCAGGAAATACTGTTCTTTCAAACAGGTAATATCTAAAGCACAAAGCAATGGACCCATAAATGAATGCTCAGGAATGGAATTTGATGAGACTTTTCAAAGGGTGACAGTTTCAACACAGGTACCTGAAAATTCAATGGAAAGTATTTCAGAGGAATATGAAGAGTCTAACGTGAATCTGGAAACTGAACAAACACTTCAGGATTCTTCAGGATGTCCTGACAGATATAATTCACAATGTACACAGTCATCAATTTCACATGTATGCTTCACAAAACATAGGGAACAAAAAACAGAAGAGCATATCGATAGGCTGAATAAAAATATAGTCGAGAAGTTTAAAGAAAATATTGATTCTAAAAAGATTATAAATGTAACGCCTTCATTAAGCAGCAATCTATCATATTGTTTTCACTCAGAACACCAATCCCACAAAGTTTCAGAAGGGACTCCCACCACTAGGAGTAGTCAAATATCAAGAACATTTGAAAAGAAAGATAAATTACAAGATGCAACAactaaaacaaggacagaaaagaACCCAACACAACCAAATACAGCACAGTGCAGTCGAGGTGTAGAACAAAGCAATTTCTTCCCAAAGATTGAAACACATTATAATACCTATGATGAAACTAAAGAGGGAAACCCGGGGCATACCACACAAGGTGAATTGTGTTCCTTACAAGGTAAACTGAAATCCATAGAGGAATCCTTACAGTCAAATCAAGAGAAGATTAAGATCCTTTTGAATGTAATTCAAGACCTGGAAAAGGCCAGAGCATTCAGTGAAGG